A genomic segment from Coccinella septempunctata chromosome 3, icCocSept1.1, whole genome shotgun sequence encodes:
- the LOC123309438 gene encoding dynactin subunit 5, translating into MEIQDTYYDKSEYVETASGNKVCRRTILCGSQNIVLQGKVIIQSEAIIRGDLANVKTGRYCIISREAVIRPPYKKFSKGVAFFPLSMGDHVFIGEKSVVCAAVIGNFVYIGKNCVIGRRCELKDGCVIEDNTVLAPETVVPPFTRYGGSPGVQVGTLPEVQPDIMVDYTRSYYQHFLTSRIPV; encoded by the exons ATGGAAATTCAAGATACCTATTATGATAAAAGCGAATATGTGGAAACA GCTTCAGGTAATAAAGTATGTCGAAGAACCATTTTATGTGGATCGCAGAACATAGTTTTACAAGGCAAAGTTATTATTCAATCGGAAGCTATCATAAGAGGAGACCTTGCTAATGTTAAAACTGGAAGATATTGTATCATAAGTAGAGAGGCTGTTATAAGACCACCATATAAGAAATTCAGTAAAGG tgtggCATTCTTTCCTTTAAGCATGGGGGATCATGTTTTCATAGGAGAAAAGTCTGTCGTTTGTGCAGCTGTGATTGGAAATTTTGTTTACATAGGGAAGAACTGTGTCATT GGAAGAAGGTGTGAACTCAAAGATGGGTGTGTTATAGAAGATAATACAGTTTTGGCCCCAGAGACAGTAGTACCGCCATTCACAAGGTATGGTGGGTCCCCAGGTGTTCAAGTTGGTACTCTACCAGAAGTCCAGCCAGATATTATGGTGGACTATACTAGGAGTTATTATCAACACTTTCTCACTAGTCGAATTCCGGTTTGA